In Clavibacter californiensis, the sequence CGCGTGCCGTCGGAGGCGGACGAGATGGCGGTGATCCGGTGGGTGATGACGGCGGGGTCGCCCGAGCGGATCTGGTAGGTCGCGACGTCGCCGACCTCCAGGGCGTCGGGGTCGACGGGCCGCACCACGATGAGCGTGCCGGGCGGGAGCGTCGGCTCCATCGACTGCGTGAGGATCGTCAGCGGCACGGATCCGGAGACCTTTGGCACCACGAGCAGCACGGCCGCGAGCGCGATGACGAGCAGCAGGATCCCGACGCTGAGGCCCACGGCAGCCGAGCGCGCGAGCTGCGCGACACCGCCGCGGGACCGGGTGCCGGCCTCGGGCTCGACGGGGGCGAGGTCGTCCGCGGAGCGCCCGAGGGCGTCGGCGTGCCGTGCGCGTCGGCGGGGGAGGAGGAGGGGCATGGTCTGTCGTCCGGGTCGGGTCGGTCGGGATCAGGAGCAGCGGAAGCCGCGCGCGCCGCTCTGCTGGAAGGCGACGACCGTGCCGTTGGCGACCTGGCGGACCTTCGCGCCGTTGCCGTCGAGGAGGTCGACGGAGACGGGCACCGTGCCGTCGGCCGCGAGCGTCGACGGCACCTGGTCGCGCGTGATGGCGGCCTTGCCGTAGGAGCCCTGCGACGTGGCGATGCGCGTGCCGTTGACCATGACGCCGTAGTTCGAGCCGGAGGACGCGACCGAGGTGTCCCAGGCGACGAAGACGTACCAGTTCCCGTCCGTCGGCTCGCAGCGGAAGCCGCCGGTGACGGCGGGCGCGGGAGCGGTCTGCTTCGCGGCCGCGGTGTCGCGACCGGTCCAGCTGCCGGATCCCAGGACCGTCGTGAGCGTGGCCGTGACGGAGGCCGCGCCCTGGGGGAACGCGGTCGCGGTGGTGCGCACGCACCAGGTCGCCGAGGCGCCCGGGGACAGCGTCCCGGACAGCGTGGGCGGGACCACCCAGTTAGCGGCGGCGGCACCCGAGCCGACGGGGGTGCTGGCCGTGCAGCTCGAGCCGCTCGCCGCCCACGCGACGACGCGCACGTTGCGGGCGAAGTACTGGTCGTTCGTCGAGGAGGCGGGCGCCGTCATCGTGCCGGTCCACGAGTCGCGGGCGGATCCCGTGTTCGTGACGAGCACCGTCGCGGTGCGGCTGGGGCTCTGCGAGGTGAGCTCGCCCGCGAGGCGGTCGAAGCCGCTCTCCGTCACGGCGACCGTGGCGCTCTGCACGTTCGCGCTGGTGGACGTCGACGACGCCCAGAGCGCGTGGCCGGCGGTGGCGCCGATCCCGACGAGGAGGACGGTCAGGCCGACCAGGAGCGCGGCGTGCGCGCGGCGCCAGGGCCGCCGGGTGCGGCTCACGGCTGCACCTGCGTGCCGACGAGGGCGAAGGCGAGCTGCGCGGTGGATCCCTGCACCGACTGCGGCGCGTCCGTGTCGAGCAGGACCTCGGTGCAGACGACCGCCGAGGCGCCGGGCTGGATGCGGACGAAGCCGTCGGGGGTGCGCAGCTGGCCGGGACGGCCGGAGTAGGTCGTGGCGCCGTGGACGCAGTCGGCGGCCGTCGCGACGGAGCCGAGGCGCAGCGAGAGCTCGCCCGGGAAGGCGCTGTTCGCGGACGTGCCTCGGGTCGAGATGGCCACGTCCAAGGCTATCGTCCCGGTGTTCTTCGCGGTGAAGG encodes:
- a CDS encoding signal peptidase I; protein product: MPLLLPRRRARHADALGRSADDLAPVEPEAGTRSRGGVAQLARSAAVGLSVGILLLVIALAAVLLVVPKVSGSVPLTILTQSMEPTLPPGTLIVVRPVDPDALEVGDVATYQIRSGDPAVITHRITAISSASDGTRSFTFSGDNNASPDSLPVTPGQIQGEVWYSVPLVGWANQAVNGQARGWIIPAAAVALLAYAAVTIITGAVQTRRRRTASAAADVVAEGDHVHSDAMSAGVAEAARMDPSHPGVDAAEPSPAAVRPRGRHRG
- a CDS encoding TasA family protein → MRRNEAPAPRPAHGRRSARPARRSPLRAAWLTTGLLTAVVVASLAATGGSYALWNGAASTKPASVTSGTSGLVVTQQSALDSSKLLPGQSTLGTFTAKNTGTIALDVAISTRGTSANSAFPGELSLRLGSVATAADCVHGATTYSGRPGQLRTPDGFVRIQPGASAVVCTEVLLDTDAPQSVQGSTAQLAFALVGTQVQP